The sequence TACTTCAACTGAAAATAGATATAACTATCTGATTTCCATTAAGaatgaaatgtttattatgTACTTGTTGGGGTGATCCGGCAAGTTTCTctcaaaagacaagcaaggatcaggaaacactaagaagcgtttcccccaatcagcgttcacctgaagttttagccaaaaatatcaagggaGCGAAACATCATATGCAGAGGGTTTGATTGGCTGattgctactatgtttagtagcattccagaatcttctagcaacccaaggacatttaaaacattataaaaaccctgtattttttgtatttaaataaacctttgagtaaactacttctcgcatactttgcgtcttctctctcgttgttcaggtcgctgtataattctagcttgggggttacagaatagcttaggaaacgaatataacgttcaatttgcaagacttatcagtacTCAATTCACAACtgaataaaatcaaaactcTAGCAAGAAATAATGATAGCGGCGATTGGATGAACACATTACATAGTTTGTTGCgtaatataaatatttagacTTATTCATATACTAACATTAACCAAAGCAATGAagaactgtttcgtcctagtctaagattagttaaaattattaaatgacAATTGTAGATTAGGTTCGAATCAGAATCTTCATGTTATATAGTTAACATAATATTAATTAGTTAGTGTTAGAATTTTTCTCAACTTTATTCAACGTGATCATCATCAACTGTATAGGATAAGTATTAGATTTATTTCTGACATAAATTAACCAATGGATCACATGGTATCTCAAAGACAGACCAATCATAAACTGTTATGCATCGAACAATTTTAGATTATGTAGTCAGTTTGAAGATATTTATATCATATTCTATCCACAATATGTTTAACattgttgtgtttttcttttcatttctttcTAGTTACATGATACTTAAAGAAGCTTATCAGTGTCAAAACCAGCATAAATTTTGTTATGGTTGTATATATACTTGGTCTACTGGACCAACAACTGGTCATGATAGTTGTCCAGTATGCAGATGTGATGGTTTGTATGCAAAGAATTATGATGTAAGCTAAATAAgcatattttaattcattatattatcATTTTCGGGATTTATTTGACTCGTGAAGTACACAGAACTCTGGGTAGTTATTTAGTCCTAGTGTAAAATTTCTGAGAAGTGTACATTCCCGATTCACATTTCATACttcaattcattcatgatatATTGTGAATATATTAGTAGTAAGAAGAAACATAGTTTATGGTTGTAGAATCGAAAAGTTGTTACATACTAACGATGATAGAAATTTGTAATGGTACGCTAATAACAATGCCGATTTTCAATTTACTCTTCATAATCACTGTTAagtctatcgaagcgtccaagtcacccgattgagatacgcgcaaaaccgaagtttccaaaacaacgatttgtctacaatagcggttctttattaaataatacacaaattttagttacaaacctcaacttgtgaggtatCTAGGGCATTTAAACACGtccttcaagtatgaaaataaaaaggcttcctgtaacagtaacataaagaataactATAACATACAATAGTACAAAAGACAGCTagtagctgtgtctaaatttgataacagtttatgagcAACCGAAACTCAAACCAAgagcaaaacaatatggaaactgttgcgtttaaacaaatgtaCAAAACTGTGGATAAGCACTACAGTAATTAAAATGATGAATACAATAATAAGTACGATAAACATTACaaatatatgtgaacatttcagaatgttacagtacaacttgcgttacaacataagtttgaaaattgttgggaatacaactgcttactgaatgtaaataagtactataagacaatatacaaaagagtagaaagggaaagagtaggaacaatgtaagacaagcttaacaatcatttattattattccctATAGGTAATCTATATATTCTCGGTCAATGTAAAAGAAATTAAGAATAAACCTGTCTTGATCATTATGAACCAGGTTATCTAGAATCTTCAACGACTTATTACCAACACAACAAAGTATCCAATTAGGTATTCAACTATTCACCTTCTTACAGAATGTATTGAATATTATTTGAATCcctaaattaataaatattaagcGTTGGTTTTTTTGATTTCCTGTCCCGATGAGCTCTGCACTATAAGTATGGTATTATGTTAACTGATAGTATTAACAGTTTGATAAGAAATTTTATATTGTAATTATCATCAGTCAGTCATGAGAAACAGAATCTGGTACATATTTtccggttcaagttgtcataatACATCCGTacagtgagatgaaattattaatataaatatcagAGTGATAGAACCAGTATTATTGTTAGTAGAAGAGATGAGGCATAGACATTGTAATTCAAAAGAGAATAAGTCAGTGGAATACAAAGTATAAGTATATAAAAAACAAAGAACGAATGCACATGAGCTATTTGAGATCGATTTTAAGAGTTATAACATTTAATATCTCAAACCTTAGGTTATAATTAACGTTTCTATATTAGTTACGATGACATGTAATGTTATGTGACAGTTATGCATACATAATACATATCCTATTTGAATAATGACCAcatttaataatataatttaacTAACTAGTTATTCTTATGTATCTTTCTTCTGTGAATTTTTGTAGTTAAACGaaagaatcaataaaaaacGTATTCGATGTCCAACAGATGGTTGTAATTGGATGGGTTCATTAAGTGCATATCAACAACATGAACATCGACGTTATAGTCCATATGAAttagatttattattaatagatTGTAAAAAAGatcaaatgaaatcattttcatcatcattACTTCCAATAACAACACAAAATCAAATGGTACATAATAAAGAAATACCTATAAAATTCAATGATATACCACAGAGAAATGAATTActacaaatcaataataataataataataataataataataataataataataataataatagctcaCTACTTCacaataatcaaataaatttgaatCTTGGACAAGTACCTACTGTATGTGAACCAATCAGTCAATCAACTGATCAATTATCTGAGACTTCAACTCAAAGGTtgttaacaacaacaacaacggcaACACAAAGACAAATACGGCCATTAAGAAATGGGAATAGGCAAAGACAGAGTAGAATTCAAAATAGATCCATTTTAAGTACAAGTGAGAGTGTAAATCAAtcggaaaataataataataatattaacatgGAAGAAACaagaataaataattcacaTGGAACTACTAATCATACACGTACGCAGGGATTACAAAGTGAACAACATCAACAAAGAATTTTAAACACACCAGTTCATTCAAGACGAACAAGATCACATGTAGCATCAAATACACATATAAATCAAACAACGAATAATATTGGACATAGACAACGAATTAATGTAAGGGATTCTAGAATACGTGTTGAAAGATTACCTAATTTAAGAAGACAACGACAGATAAGAAATGAACAAATACAACAATCATTAACTCATGCATCCACTCAAGAATACGATAATGAATTTAATTCGACTGAAATAAATAGCTTACTAAATGTGAATTCCAATGATATTCACAGTCAATGTTTAGAAGAGGAATTTATGGGAGATCATACCGAGTTAAATGTAACGGATCAACATTCAGATAATCAAATTAATCTTCCAGCCATCAGATTTAATGAAACATTCACTTGTAATTTAAATACACAGCCgttacataataatagtaatgatgataataataataacactcagacacttttaataaataattcagtaCAACGAACAAATCGACCACTTGAGTTTCGACGTCTAGTTCCTCAAAGACAAAGAAGAGTAGTTCAACAATTAAGAGAAACACGTGAACAATTAGCTGCAAT comes from Schistosoma haematobium chromosome 3, whole genome shotgun sequence and encodes:
- the WC2_7 gene encoding blue light receptor (EggNog:ENOG410IVGD~COG:K); protein product: MDELQRLYEHQTMMAIRIYSFLDNILTHLPSSRTNNNNDNDIDTVHSLNNTHNSMNTNDYVSSILSRQVNMDHHLHQRHQQYPYTTTTNVMDELNTSVGDIFPRTYENTQTLSSLSSSSSITSVSSTWLLNDMNLTTISNPQIYSSTLYDTINNHTINNISNNNDNDYNNSISKEIQPGGYCEEIFIYLSNSERQEYLCTICYMILKEAYQCQNQHKFCYGCIYTWSTGPTTGHDSCPVCRCDGLYAKNYDLNERINKKRIRCPTDGCNWMGSLSAYQQHEHRRYSPYELDLLLIDCKKDQMKSFSSSLLPITTQNQMVHNKEIPIKFNDIPQRNELLQINNNNNNNNNNNNNNNNNSSLLHNNQINLNLGQVPTVCEPISQSTDQLSETSTQRLLTTTTTATQRQIRPLRNGNRQRQSRIQNRSILSTSESVNQSENNNNNINMEETRINNSHGTTNHTRTQGLQSEQHQQRILNTPVHSRRTRSHVASNTHINQTTNNIGHRQRINVRDSRIRVERLPNLRRQRQIRNEQIQQSLTHASTQEYDNEFNSTEINSLLNVNSNDIHSQCLEEEFMGDHTELNVTDQHSDNQINLPAIRFNETFTCNLNTQPLHNNSNDDNNNNTQTLLINNSVQRTNRPLEFRRLVPQRQRRVVQQLRETREQLAAMLRLMTMELEERQNRVLIPNLDIGTRTRPLRNPNNLFCENTEDSMSTPYVNNTVNRELTEYNNLHTSNTPRNVHRTNVYNNDMQENYYTSQSINSNILNSVNSNNTRDLSRTLLTPTYREQTITNPFANFNSQQNNNNDNNNNNNNNNNNNNQYNTPVTSTTNITLTSSSPLISTTRLLARLRLNALQQTSPIVFFTSNNNNNITGNVNSSNRQEILSSSSSLTTTMSSLLTGDSSNNDNEHNHDVSDDETD